Genomic DNA from Phycisphaerales bacterium AB-hyl4:
TCGGCCGATCATCGCGATGACGATCACGCTCGCCGTGGTCTATATCCCCATTGGCTTTCAAGGTGGCTTGACTGGTTCGCTGTTCCTCGAGTTTGCCATCACGCTCGCGGCGGCGGTGGTGACCTCGGGCGTAGTGGCGATCACGCTTTCGCCTTATCTCAGTTCGCGCTTTGTTCACCCGCAGGGCAAGCAGGGCTGGTTAACCGTGTGGGTTAATCGCGGTTTTGACCGCGTTCGCAGCGTGTACGGCCGACTGCTTGACGGAGCGATGCAGATGCGCGGTGCGATCGTGTTGACGTCGCTGCTGATCATGGCGGCAGCCTGGCCGATGTATATGTTCTCCCGCCAGGAGCTGGCGCCGATTGAAGATCAAAGCCACATCAGCCTGTTCCTCGAAGCTGCGCCTGACTCGTCGCTCGCGGCGGTCAATCGCGAGTCGGCTCACGTGATCGACGTGGTGAACGCGTTTCCTGAAGCGAAGTTTATGTGGTCGTTGACGATGCATTGGGGCGGCTTCGGCGGATTTGTCGCGAAGGACTGGCGCGAGCGCGATCGCTCCACCGAGCAGATCTATGGTGAGTTGTTCGGGGCCGTGTCACAGATACCGGGTTTGCGCGTGTTCCCTCGGCTCGATCCGCCGCTGCCTACGCCGGGGCAGTATGACGTTGAGCTGGTATTGCAAAGCGATGCGACGCCTGAAGAAATGCTCGAAACGGTTGCGGCCATCGTCGACGCTGGCTGGCAGAGCGGGAAGTTTCTCTATGTTGATACGGATCTGAAGATCGACCTGCCGGAGGCGCACGTGGTGATCGATCGCGAGCAGGTGGCAGACCTCGGTCTCGATCTCGCGGGCGTGGGGCAGGAACTTGGTACGCTGCTCGGCGGCGGGTATGTCAACCGCTTCAACTATTTTGATCGCAGCTACAAAGTCATCCCGCAGATTGGCGAGGAAGGCCGAGCGACGGTCGGCCCGCTGCTTGACCTGAAGATCAAAACGCCCGCCGGCGATCTCGTCCCGGTCTCGACGTTTACGCGAATCGAGACCGGCACCGCTCCGCGCACACTTGATCGCTTTCAGCAGCGAAACGCGGTGCGCGTCTTCGGCGGCGTGAATCCGGGGGTCACCAAGGAAGAAGGGCTACGCGTGCTTGAAGACGCCGCGATCGCAGTGGCCGGGCACAACGTCGTGCTCGACTACGCCGGTGAATCGCGGCAGATTCGCCTGGAAGGGTCGGCCCTGCTCGTCACGCTCGCGTTCGCGCTGGTGTTGATATATCTAACCCTCGCAGCGCAGTTCCAGAGCTTCCGCGACCCGCTGATCGTGTTGCTGGGCTCCGTGCCGTTGGCGATCTCGGGTGCGCTGATGTTTAGCTTCCTCGACCTGACGACGATGAACATCTACTCGCAGGTCGGGTTGGTAACACTGGTGGGGTTGATTGCGAAAAACGGCATCCTCATTGTCGAGTTCGCCAATACGTTGCAGGAGCGCGGCCTTGAGAAGGCATCGGCGCTGCGCGAAGCGGCACAGACGCGGTTGCGGCCCGTGCTAATGACATCGGCAGCCACGGTATTCGGCCACATGCCTCTGGTGTTTGTCAGCGGGCCCGGTGCAGGGGCGCGCAACAGCATCGGCACGGTGCTGGTGGCCGGGATGCTCGTGGGCACGATGTTTACGTTGTTTGTTGTTCCAGTGTTTTATTCGTTGATTGCGGCAAAGCGTCAGCCCATTGCTGACGAAATGAGTCGTGAAGTCGAAACGCCGGCGTTTGCGACCGGCTCGATGGAAGCAGGTTTGACATGAATATGCAAAACTTCCAGACGAATTGGATGACTCATCTGATTACGGTGACGGCGACGGTCATGGTCGGAGGCTGCACGGTCGGGCCTGATTATGAATCGCCGACGATTGACATGCCCGCGACGTGGGGTTCGCTGAGTGATGAGGCTGTGGTGGACGATCACGCGGTGATACCCACGAGTGAATCGAAGTCGTTGGCGACGTGGTGGTTGGCGTTTGAAGACGAAACGCTCAGTGCGCTGATCGAGCGAGCCGTACGCACCAACCTTGACCTGCATGTGGCACAGGTGCGTGTGCGTGAGGCGCGAGCGCGGCGGGGCATCGCC
This window encodes:
- a CDS encoding efflux RND transporter permease subunit — its product is MSAPGLTAARSITDIFIRHPVLAVVVSIAIVLMGWRSLSTLPVQQYPQLESSSVVITTIYTGASAETVRGFLTTPIERAVSAISGVDYIESTSRAGVSTVTVRLDLNHDSTAALAEVTARLQQVRSELPAEAEPPTLEVQRADRPYASFYISFTSSERSVSGVTDWLSRTLQPQLGTLPGVQRVTVEGGQPIAMRVWIDPDLLAEHNLSPGDVHAALRRNNYLAAVGQTKSDMVQVNLLANTDLRTVEEFEDLIVVDRGGAMVRLSDVARVELGAEEPDMVAKFNHDEAVYLGVWPLPGSNEIDVARALRAEMDRLEPTLPGDIEMALAYDATTFMEDALREITITLAETILIVGLVVFLFLGSIRTALVPLIAMPVSLIGAGIAMYAFGFSLNLLSMLAIVLAVGLVVDDAIVVVENIERHVRLGKSRVEAALQGSRELVRPIIAMTITLAVVYIPIGFQGGLTGSLFLEFAITLAAAVVTSGVVAITLSPYLSSRFVHPQGKQGWLTVWVNRGFDRVRSVYGRLLDGAMQMRGAIVLTSLLIMAAAWPMYMFSRQELAPIEDQSHISLFLEAAPDSSLAAVNRESAHVIDVVNAFPEAKFMWSLTMHWGGFGGFVAKDWRERDRSTEQIYGELFGAVSQIPGLRVFPRLDPPLPTPGQYDVELVLQSDATPEEMLETVAAIVDAGWQSGKFLYVDTDLKIDLPEAHVVIDREQVADLGLDLAGVGQELGTLLGGGYVNRFNYFDRSYKVIPQIGEEGRATVGPLLDLKIKTPAGDLVPVSTFTRIETGTAPRTLDRFQQRNAVRVFGGVNPGVTKEEGLRVLEDAAIAVAGHNVVLDYAGESRQIRLEGSALLVTLAFALVLIYLTLAAQFQSFRDPLIVLLGSVPLAISGALMFSFLDLTTMNIYSQVGLVTLVGLIAKNGILIVEFANTLQERGLEKASALREAAQTRLRPVLMTSAATVFGHMPLVFVSGPGAGARNSIGTVLVAGMLVGTMFTLFVVPVFYSLIAAKRQPIADEMSREVETPAFATGSMEAGLT